ataaaaatatataaatatatttatagtaatTAATAGAGTaatactataaaaagaaaaaagaaaaaaaataatataatttcacttataaaccgaccttttttttttctttttttttttcatgtgtatattaaatctttttaaattttaaatcctaCTTCTTCGTATATAATAATTGGGCTTCTTGTCTTTCGATTTTTTCAATATCTTGTTTATCCTGTAATAATTCTTTAagtccttcattttctttttcaaaattgacaccatttttttcagcatatttatCGATTTGTTCTCCAAATTTATCATATATAGCAGTGATAACTGgtactgtgattttttttgtatcaGGATCTAATTTTTTTGTGGCATCTAAGGTTTTCTGCCTCCATTGATTCAagtgttttttaatatatttaatagctACTGGTATAACTAACGTAGTAAgcataattttgaaaaatcttttcagTTTATCTTTATGTTTCGCATaaagttctttcagtttttccttagcatttgctttcaattttttaatatgttgacCGAATTTACTGTTATTAAATTTTTCCTTTAGCTTTGAGAAAAACTCGTTCTCAATAAATGACAAGTCTTTATTTTGGTAAGAATCAACATCGAAAAGGTCTGCGTCATTCTCAAGAAGAGCTACCAAATGGGTCAATTTATCATTATTAGTATTTGATATTTCGTTTTCAATGTTATCAActatttttgtagatacaagaTCTATGAATGAATCTAAATGGTTTATCCATTCTGTTGAAACTGATGTGGATACTTTATCAgcaactgaaaaaagaaaaaaaaaaaaaaaaaaaaaaaaaaaaaagaattattttttttgattaataaaaaaaaaaaaaaaaaaaaaaaaaatataaaatataaaataattaattttattaaatattatgatTATATGAAAAGTGTGTAGTAGTTATATAGTGAGTAATTATCAGtataaattgtttatatatat
Above is a genomic segment from Piliocolobus tephrosceles isolate RC106 unplaced genomic scaffold, ASM277652v3 unscaffolded_15155, whole genome shotgun sequence containing:
- the LOC111533478 gene encoding uncharacterized protein LOC111533478, with product MKSFICYVTTLILLIFQTRAIQLNSVSSFPNSYVEIADKVSTSVSTEWINHLDSFIDLVSTKIVDNIENEISNTNNDKLTHLVALLENDADLFDVDSYQNKDLSFIENEFFSKLKEKFNNSKFGQHIKKLKANAKEKLKELYAKHKDKLKRFFKIMLTTLVIPVAIKYIKKHLNQWRQKTLDATKKLDPDTKKITVPVITAIYDKFGEQIDKYAEKNGVNFEKENEGLKELLQDKQDIEKIERQEAQLLYTKK